In Rhinatrema bivittatum chromosome 11, aRhiBiv1.1, whole genome shotgun sequence, a single window of DNA contains:
- the LOC115100551 gene encoding olfactory receptor 1361-like, which produces MERGNQSTATEFLLLGFSDPPEHQPFLFVLFLVMYLLTIVGNLMIFCIVRIDPQLHTPMYFFLSSLALVDIVFTSATVPKLLINLLSESKRISFVGCIMQLYVFVALGNLDSLILAMMAYDRYVAICRPLHYSVMMRKTLCVQLLFGAGVIVALHSLLHSIMTARLSFCGANKVHHFFCDLPPLIKLSCSDTSLNVLLLLTETSVLLLFHFLCILFSYVRIVIAILKMRSPDGRYKAFSTCSSHLTVVALQYGPLLFTYIRPSSAYSLNRDIILSVMYTVVAPMLNPFVYTVRNKEVKGALKRAVNKNICLCKN; this is translated from the coding sequence ATGGAAAGAGGAAACCAAAGCACAGCAACTGAATTTTTACTCCTGGGCTTCTCAGACCCTCCAGAACATCAGCCGTTTCTCTTTGTCCTTTTCCTGGTGATGTACTTGTTAACCATCGTGGGGAACCTCATGATCTTTTGCATAGTAAGGATCGATCCACAGCTCCACActcccatgtacttcttcctcagctCGTTGGCTTTGGTGGACATCGTCTTCACATCGGCCACGGTTCCCAAACTTCTCATCAACCTCCTTTCAGAGAGTAAAAGGATTTCTTTTGTGGGCTGCATCATGCAGCTGTACGTTTTCGTTGCCTTGGGGAACCTGGACAGTTTAATTCTTGCAATGATGGCCTATGATCGCTACGTAGCAATATGCAGACCTCTGCATTACTCGGTGATGATGAGAAAAACACTCTGTGTTCAGCTGCTGTTTGGTGCTGGGGTTATTGTAGCCCTGCATTCTTTGTTACACAGTATTATGACGGCCCGGTTATCCTTCTGTGGTGCCAATAAAGTCCatcatttcttctgtgatctCCCACCGTTGATTAAGTTGTCTTGCTCGGACACCTCCCTCAACGTCCTCCTGCTCCTTACCGAGACGTCGGTCCTCCTGCTTTTTCACTTCCTCTGCATTCTGTTCTCCTACGTTCGCATTGTCATTGCCATCCTGAAGATGCGCTCTCCTGACGGACGGTacaaagccttctccacctgctcctcccacctcacggtCGTGGCTCTGCAGTATGGTCCCCTGCTTTTCACCTACATCCGACCCTCTTCGGCCTATTCTCTCAACAGGGATATCATTCTAAGTGTGATGTACACGGTGGTGGCTCCCATGTTGAACCCGTTTGTGTATACTGTAAGGAATAAAGAGGTGAAAGGGGCTTTGAAGCGAGcagtgaataaaaatatttgtctTTGTAAAAATTAA